A window of Rhinolophus ferrumequinum isolate MPI-CBG mRhiFer1 chromosome X, mRhiFer1_v1.p, whole genome shotgun sequence contains these coding sequences:
- the SRPK3 gene encoding SRSF protein kinase 3 isoform X2, with protein sequence MSASAGGGGRDSVGSSSSSQTSCGPESSGSELAPAAPVPRMLQALLGSDDEEQEDPKDYCKGGYYPVKIGDLFNGRYHVVRKLGWGHFSTVWLCWDIQRKRFVALKVVKSAGHYTETAVDEIKLLKCVRDSDPSDPKRETIVQLIDDFRISGVNGVHVCMVLEVLGHQLLKWIIKSNYQGLPVPCVKSIVRQVLHGLDYLHTKCKIIHTDIKPENILLCVGDTYIRRLAAEATEWQQSGAPPPSRSTVSTAPQEVWLGKLSKNKRKKMRRKRKQQKRLLEERLRDLQRLEALEAAAQAEDSSSRLEGGSGSTSSSGCHPGGARAGPSPASSSPATGGDRSLSPGSQTSGFSGSLFSPASCSILSGSSNQRETGGLLSPSTPFGASNLLVNPLEPQNADKIKIKIADLGNACWVHKHFTEDIQTRQYRAVEVLIGAEYGPPADIWSTACMAFELATGDYLFEPHSGEDYSRDEDHIAHIVELLGDIPPAFALSGRYSREFFNRRGELRHIHNLKRWGLYEVLVEKYEWPLEQATQFSAFLLPMMEYIPEKRASAADCLQHPWLNP encoded by the exons ATGAGTGCCAGTGCTGGCGGTGGTGGCAGGGACAGTGtcggcagcagcagcag CTCACAGACCTCCTGTGGGCCCGAGTCCTCGGGCTCTGAACTAGCTCCCGCTGCGCCAGTGCCGCGGATGCTGCAGGCGCTGCTGGGCTCTGACGACGAGGAGCAGGAGGACCCCAAGGACTACTGCAAGG GTGGCTACTACCCCGTGAAGATTGGCGACTTGTTCAATGGGCGGTACCATGTGGTGCGCAAGCTGGGCTGGGGCCACTTCTCCACCGTCTGGCTCTGCTGGGACATCCA GCGCAAGCGCTTCGTGGCCCTGAAAGTAGTGAAGAGTGCAGGGCATTACACGGAGACAGCTGTGGATGAGATCAAGCTCCTGAAATGT GTCCGAGACAGTGACCCCAGTGACCCCAAAAGAGAGACCATTGTCCAGCTCATCGATGACTTCAGGATCTCAGGGGTTAATGGAGTCC ATGTGTGCATGGTCTTAGAGGTCCTGGGCCACCAGCTCCTCAAGTGGATTATCAAGTCCAACTACCAGGGCCTGCCTGTGCCATGTGTGAAGAGCATTGTGAGGCAG GTGCTCCACGGCCTAGACTACCTCCATACCAAGTGCAAGATCATCCACACAGACATCAAGCCTGAGAACATCCTGCTGTGTGTGGGTGACACCTATATCAGGCGCCTGGCTGCTGAGGCCACGGAGTGGCAGCAGTCAGGGGCACCGCCCCCATCCCGCTCCACAG TCAGCACTGCCCCCCAGGAGGTCTGG CTGGGTAAGCTGTCGAAAAACAAGAGGAAGAAGATGAGGCGCAAACGGAAACAACAGAAGCGGCTGCTGGAGGAGCGGCTGCGGGACCTGCAGAGGCTGGAGGCCTTGGAGGCAGCTGCCCAGGCTGAGG aCTCTAGCTCAAGACTAGAGGGGGGCAGCGGCTCTACCTCTTCTTCCGGTTGCCACCCTGGAGGGGCCCGGGCcggcccctccccagcctcctcctcccctgccacGGGGGGCGACCGCAGCCTCAGCCCCGGCTCCCAGACCTCAGGCTTCTCCGGCTCCCTTTTCTCTCCCGCCTCGTGTTCCATCCTCTCAGGCTCTTCCAACCAGCGGGAGACTGGGGGCCTCCTGTCGCCCAGCA caCCGTTTGGTGCCTCGAACCTCCTGGTGAACCCCCTAGAGCCCCAAAATGCAGACAAGATCAAGATCAAGATCGCAGACCTGGGCAACGCCTGCTGGGTG CACAAGCACTTCACCGAGGACATCCAGACGCGGCAGTACCGGGCCGTGGAGGTGCTGATAGGTGCCGAGTATGGGCCCCCGGCTGACATCTGGAGCACGGCGTGCATG GCGTTCGAGTTGGCCACCGGTGACTACCTATTCGAGCCCCACTCTGGAGAAGACTACAGTCGTGATGAGG ACCACATCGCCCACATCGTGGAGCTCCTGGGAGACATCCCGCCCGCCTTCGCCCTCTCAGGCCGCTACTCCCGGGAGTTCTTCAACCGGAGAG GAGAGTTGCGGCACATCCACAACCTCAAGCGCTGGGGCCTGTACGAGGTGCTCGTGGAGAAGTACGAGTGGCCCCTAGAGCAGGCCACGCAGTTCAGTGCCTTCCTGCTGCCCATGATGGAGTACATCCCCGAAAAGCGGGCCAGCGCAGCGGACTGCCTCCAGCACCCCTGGCTCAACCCGTAG
- the SRPK3 gene encoding SRSF protein kinase 3 isoform X1, with product MSASAGGGGRDSVGSSSSSQTSCGPESSGSELAPAAPVPRMLQALLGSDDEEQEDPKDYCKGGYYPVKIGDLFNGRYHVVRKLGWGHFSTVWLCWDIQRKRFVALKVVKSAGHYTETAVDEIKLLKCVRDSDPSDPKRETIVQLIDDFRISGVNGVHVCMVLEVLGHQLLKWIIKSNYQGLPVPCVKSIVRQVLHGLDYLHTKCKIIHTDIKPENILLCVGDTYIRRLAAEATEWQQSGAPPPSRSTVSTAPQEVWQLGKLSKNKRKKMRRKRKQQKRLLEERLRDLQRLEALEAAAQAEDSSSRLEGGSGSTSSSGCHPGGARAGPSPASSSPATGGDRSLSPGSQTSGFSGSLFSPASCSILSGSSNQRETGGLLSPSTPFGASNLLVNPLEPQNADKIKIKIADLGNACWVHKHFTEDIQTRQYRAVEVLIGAEYGPPADIWSTACMAFELATGDYLFEPHSGEDYSRDEDHIAHIVELLGDIPPAFALSGRYSREFFNRRGELRHIHNLKRWGLYEVLVEKYEWPLEQATQFSAFLLPMMEYIPEKRASAADCLQHPWLNP from the exons ATGAGTGCCAGTGCTGGCGGTGGTGGCAGGGACAGTGtcggcagcagcagcag CTCACAGACCTCCTGTGGGCCCGAGTCCTCGGGCTCTGAACTAGCTCCCGCTGCGCCAGTGCCGCGGATGCTGCAGGCGCTGCTGGGCTCTGACGACGAGGAGCAGGAGGACCCCAAGGACTACTGCAAGG GTGGCTACTACCCCGTGAAGATTGGCGACTTGTTCAATGGGCGGTACCATGTGGTGCGCAAGCTGGGCTGGGGCCACTTCTCCACCGTCTGGCTCTGCTGGGACATCCA GCGCAAGCGCTTCGTGGCCCTGAAAGTAGTGAAGAGTGCAGGGCATTACACGGAGACAGCTGTGGATGAGATCAAGCTCCTGAAATGT GTCCGAGACAGTGACCCCAGTGACCCCAAAAGAGAGACCATTGTCCAGCTCATCGATGACTTCAGGATCTCAGGGGTTAATGGAGTCC ATGTGTGCATGGTCTTAGAGGTCCTGGGCCACCAGCTCCTCAAGTGGATTATCAAGTCCAACTACCAGGGCCTGCCTGTGCCATGTGTGAAGAGCATTGTGAGGCAG GTGCTCCACGGCCTAGACTACCTCCATACCAAGTGCAAGATCATCCACACAGACATCAAGCCTGAGAACATCCTGCTGTGTGTGGGTGACACCTATATCAGGCGCCTGGCTGCTGAGGCCACGGAGTGGCAGCAGTCAGGGGCACCGCCCCCATCCCGCTCCACAG TCAGCACTGCCCCCCAGGAGGTCTGG CAGCTGGGTAAGCTGTCGAAAAACAAGAGGAAGAAGATGAGGCGCAAACGGAAACAACAGAAGCGGCTGCTGGAGGAGCGGCTGCGGGACCTGCAGAGGCTGGAGGCCTTGGAGGCAGCTGCCCAGGCTGAGG aCTCTAGCTCAAGACTAGAGGGGGGCAGCGGCTCTACCTCTTCTTCCGGTTGCCACCCTGGAGGGGCCCGGGCcggcccctccccagcctcctcctcccctgccacGGGGGGCGACCGCAGCCTCAGCCCCGGCTCCCAGACCTCAGGCTTCTCCGGCTCCCTTTTCTCTCCCGCCTCGTGTTCCATCCTCTCAGGCTCTTCCAACCAGCGGGAGACTGGGGGCCTCCTGTCGCCCAGCA caCCGTTTGGTGCCTCGAACCTCCTGGTGAACCCCCTAGAGCCCCAAAATGCAGACAAGATCAAGATCAAGATCGCAGACCTGGGCAACGCCTGCTGGGTG CACAAGCACTTCACCGAGGACATCCAGACGCGGCAGTACCGGGCCGTGGAGGTGCTGATAGGTGCCGAGTATGGGCCCCCGGCTGACATCTGGAGCACGGCGTGCATG GCGTTCGAGTTGGCCACCGGTGACTACCTATTCGAGCCCCACTCTGGAGAAGACTACAGTCGTGATGAGG ACCACATCGCCCACATCGTGGAGCTCCTGGGAGACATCCCGCCCGCCTTCGCCCTCTCAGGCCGCTACTCCCGGGAGTTCTTCAACCGGAGAG GAGAGTTGCGGCACATCCACAACCTCAAGCGCTGGGGCCTGTACGAGGTGCTCGTGGAGAAGTACGAGTGGCCCCTAGAGCAGGCCACGCAGTTCAGTGCCTTCCTGCTGCCCATGATGGAGTACATCCCCGAAAAGCGGGCCAGCGCAGCGGACTGCCTCCAGCACCCCTGGCTCAACCCGTAG